The Oxalobacteraceae bacterium OTU3CINTB1 genome includes a window with the following:
- a CDS encoding HAMP domain-containing histidine kinase, with the protein MDEDQAQHYEGSPELLMFLASTVHDMKNSISVLSGTLENLIAGPASTAAPPPAPAAGQPHYEQLGQMLYQTRRLNDNLIQLLALYKEVGKPGYPFDPAAHRISELVDQVKGQARILLQSRGVTLDVDFPADAIWTFDEDLIIGVLVHAINNAIRYTRDRIRLAVKVDGDYLELRVEDNGDGFPPAILEAGADAMKTGGGKVNFLSNSSGLGLYFSSEVAKMHKHRQRHGGIALENGGSGGALGGGCFILRLP; encoded by the coding sequence ATGGACGAAGACCAAGCGCAGCACTACGAGGGATCGCCAGAGCTGCTGATGTTCCTGGCGTCGACGGTGCACGACATGAAGAATTCGATCAGTGTCCTGAGCGGCACGCTGGAGAACCTGATCGCCGGCCCCGCCTCCACCGCCGCGCCGCCGCCTGCCCCGGCCGCCGGGCAGCCGCACTACGAGCAGCTGGGCCAGATGCTGTATCAGACCCGCCGCCTCAACGACAACCTGATCCAGTTGCTAGCGTTGTACAAGGAGGTGGGCAAGCCCGGCTACCCCTTCGATCCGGCCGCCCACCGTATCAGCGAGTTGGTCGACCAGGTCAAGGGCCAGGCGCGCATCCTGCTGCAATCGCGCGGCGTCACGCTCGATGTCGATTTTCCGGCGGACGCCATCTGGACCTTCGACGAGGACCTCATCATCGGTGTGCTGGTCCACGCCATCAACAACGCCATCCGCTACACGCGCGACCGCATCCGCCTGGCCGTCAAGGTCGACGGCGACTACCTGGAACTGCGCGTGGAGGACAACGGCGACGGCTTCCCGCCGGCCATCCTGGAGGCCGGCGCCGACGCCATGAAGACCGGCGGCGGCAAGGTCAACTTCCTTAGCAACAGCAGCGGCCTCGGTCTGTACTTTTCCAGCGAAGTGGCGAAGATGCACAAGCATCGCCAGCGCCACGGCGGCATCGCCCTGGAGAATGGCGGCAGCGGCGGCGCCCTGGGCGGCGGCTGCTTCATCCTGCGGCTTCCATGA
- a CDS encoding response regulator, which yields MSAENQASGDIDWAEKRYLLVDDFVGIRQLLRESLRNLGAKHIDQAASGGEAIVLLSKTRYDVVMCDYNLGDGKNGQQVLEEARLRNLMLPSSVWLMVSAEKSVESVMGAAEHQPDAYIIKPITEGVLLTRLNRVWNKKQIFREIDQAFADKDYLRAARLCEEQIALYPLHEIDLQRMKATLLLKSGVPEQARAVYEKVLEERDYNWARCGLGKIRMSAGEVEAAQQMFQAVIADNRFYIDAFDQLALSFQQQGKHEEAFGVLEKAAKLSPNSVPRQRAFGQTALKLGNIPVAEKAFRKCIEMGEYSVAKTVDAYFGLARVCGQKNDTKEAIRLLNAAVHQFGGDQVTLRAKITEGLVYHESGDYRRARKSGDELEAMLADETKQRPDSTTCLDMATLLFAVGVKDAPVTLLCYVARNNHDNAALLEDVQKIFDKARMGDEGTELIKASRQEAADMMNKGVLLWKTGKLIEAVEWMRVARKALPHNMRILFNSAQILISQLHQTGYVRELAEEAIGVLMHVDAIAPGQLRFAQLMEQLAMLAPVSGVVAAAAASEYEAANGAVPD from the coding sequence ATGAGCGCGGAAAACCAGGCCAGCGGCGACATCGATTGGGCCGAAAAGCGCTACCTGCTGGTCGATGATTTCGTCGGCATCCGCCAGCTGCTGCGCGAGTCGCTGCGCAACCTCGGCGCCAAGCACATCGACCAGGCGGCCAGCGGCGGCGAGGCCATCGTGCTGCTGTCGAAGACGCGCTACGACGTCGTCATGTGCGACTACAACCTTGGCGACGGCAAGAACGGCCAGCAGGTGCTGGAGGAGGCGCGCCTGCGCAACCTCATGCTGCCCAGCAGCGTGTGGCTGATGGTCTCGGCCGAGAAAAGCGTGGAGTCGGTGATGGGCGCGGCCGAGCACCAGCCGGACGCCTACATCATCAAACCGATCACCGAGGGCGTGCTGTTGACGCGCCTGAACCGCGTGTGGAACAAGAAGCAGATCTTCCGCGAGATCGACCAGGCCTTCGCCGACAAGGACTACCTGCGCGCGGCGCGCCTGTGCGAGGAGCAGATCGCGCTCTATCCGCTGCACGAGATCGACCTGCAGCGGATGAAGGCGACCTTGCTGCTCAAAAGCGGCGTGCCGGAACAGGCGCGCGCCGTGTACGAGAAGGTGCTCGAGGAGCGCGACTACAACTGGGCGCGCTGCGGCCTGGGGAAGATCCGCATGAGCGCCGGCGAGGTCGAGGCGGCGCAGCAGATGTTCCAGGCGGTGATCGCCGACAACCGTTTTTACATCGACGCGTTCGACCAGCTGGCGCTGTCGTTCCAGCAGCAGGGCAAGCACGAGGAAGCCTTCGGCGTGCTGGAAAAAGCCGCCAAGCTGTCGCCCAATTCAGTGCCGCGCCAGCGCGCGTTCGGCCAGACGGCGCTCAAGCTGGGGAATATCCCGGTGGCCGAAAAAGCCTTCCGCAAATGCATAGAGATGGGCGAGTATTCGGTGGCCAAGACGGTCGACGCGTACTTCGGCCTGGCGCGCGTGTGCGGCCAGAAGAACGACACCAAGGAAGCGATACGGCTGCTGAACGCGGCGGTCCATCAATTCGGCGGCGACCAGGTTACCCTGCGCGCCAAGATCACCGAGGGGCTGGTCTACCACGAGAGCGGCGACTACCGGCGCGCGCGCAAATCCGGCGACGAACTGGAGGCGATGCTGGCCGACGAGACCAAGCAGCGTCCCGACAGCACCACCTGCCTCGATATGGCGACGTTGCTGTTCGCGGTCGGCGTCAAGGATGCGCCGGTGACCTTGCTGTGCTACGTGGCGCGCAACAACCATGACAACGCGGCGCTGCTCGAGGATGTGCAGAAGATTTTCGACAAGGCGCGCATGGGCGACGAGGGCACCGAGTTGATCAAGGCCTCGCGCCAGGAGGCGGCCGACATGATGAACAAGGGCGTGCTGCTGTGGAAGACCGGCAAGTTGATCGAGGCGGTCGAATGGATGCGCGTGGCGCGCAAGGCGCTGCCGCACAATATGCGCATCCTGTTTAATTCAGCGCAGATCCTGATCTCGCAGCTGCACCAAACTGGCTATGTGCGCGAGCTGGCGGAGGAGGCGATCGGCGTGTTGATGCATGTCGACGCGATCGCGCCGGGCCAGCTGCGTTTTGCGCAGTTGATGGAGCAGCTGGCGATGCTGGCGCCGGTGTCCGGCGTGGTGGCGGCGGCGGCGGCGAGCGAGTACGAGGCCGCCAACGGTGCGGTTCCCGACTGA
- a CDS encoding DUF3108 domain-containing protein: MTIVSYLFQRRRLLVVCAATLALHLAAIDWAGNHLGSSAPRTSPHPPSVMTAQLRLTLPKRVESAPLVDVKPLAPQEVPRPRVKRPPPPRELPPPTEPAPATDALVAIAAMPVPAGDATSADGVGEGAPAGGKDGQARAGAAKAQTGTPPAPAESPTPAPALPAEAPPQGTRRYKVHLPPSAKFDMAVARVDADGTKWTGSASMTWHTDGSRYDASVEAGVSLLVTRVNLLVLRSEGVIDDYGIAPVRVTEKRTRRAETATHFNREQGTITFSASERSYPLLTGAQDKATVPFQLGGIGRADVNQLGGDIDLQVGDEKEATIFRFQLVGEEELNTKMGKLVTWHLTRPPKPGTYSSRLDIWLAPGMNWYPVQMRNTEASGALTTQTVSNITMTESGK, from the coding sequence ATGACGATTGTTTCCTACCTCTTTCAACGCCGACGCCTGCTGGTCGTATGCGCGGCCACCCTGGCGCTGCATTTGGCGGCGATCGACTGGGCGGGCAATCACCTCGGTTCCTCCGCGCCGCGCACTTCGCCCCATCCGCCGTCGGTGATGACGGCGCAATTGCGACTGACCTTGCCCAAGCGCGTCGAGAGCGCGCCGCTGGTGGACGTCAAGCCGCTGGCGCCGCAGGAAGTGCCGCGTCCCCGCGTCAAGCGCCCGCCGCCGCCCCGCGAGCTGCCGCCACCGACGGAACCGGCGCCGGCGACCGACGCGCTGGTCGCCATCGCCGCCATGCCGGTGCCGGCCGGCGACGCTACGTCGGCGGACGGCGTCGGTGAGGGCGCGCCGGCCGGCGGCAAGGATGGCCAAGCCAGGGCCGGGGCGGCGAAGGCGCAAACGGGCACGCCGCCGGCGCCCGCCGAGTCGCCGACGCCGGCGCCGGCCTTGCCGGCCGAAGCTCCGCCGCAGGGCACGCGGCGATACAAAGTGCATCTGCCGCCGTCGGCCAAGTTCGACATGGCGGTGGCGCGGGTGGACGCCGACGGCACCAAATGGACGGGCTCCGCGTCGATGACATGGCATACTGACGGCAGCCGCTACGACGCCTCGGTCGAAGCCGGCGTCAGCCTGTTGGTGACGCGCGTCAACCTGCTGGTACTGCGCAGCGAAGGCGTCATCGACGACTACGGCATCGCACCGGTCAGGGTCACCGAAAAGCGCACGCGCCGGGCGGAGACCGCGACCCACTTCAACCGCGAGCAGGGCACGATCACGTTCTCGGCGTCCGAGCGCAGCTATCCGTTGCTGACGGGCGCGCAGGACAAGGCGACGGTGCCGTTCCAATTGGGCGGCATCGGCCGCGCCGACGTCAACCAGCTGGGCGGCGATATCGATCTGCAGGTCGGCGACGAGAAGGAGGCGACGATCTTCCGCTTCCAGCTGGTCGGCGAGGAGGAACTGAACACGAAGATGGGCAAGCTGGTCACCTGGCACCTGACGCGCCCGCCCAAGCCGGGCACCTATTCGTCGCGGCTGGACATATGGCTGGCGCCGGGGATGAACTGGTACCCGGTCCAGATGCGCAACACAGAGGCGAGCGGCGCGCTGACCACGCAGACCGTCTCCAATATTACGATGACAGAATCCGGAAAATAA
- a CDS encoding DUF3108 domain-containing protein, with protein sequence MQKKPTIRLLGAAALLALFAGAGAMTGAHAAGDAAGPHPSAKRAHSEPPSADLNYNITAKQHGLTINGTAAVQWRAGDGKYALSVESRAAIFGKILETRSEGLIDDYGLAPVAFYEKRFRKEANTTSFKRDTKTISFSVGDETYPIKGGEQDRASIQWQIASQARAMPDKFKPGSEWAYFVAGRRNAEQWSFKVANVEPVQTGNGEVSAVHLVRQPLDDDKGSQVDLWLAPSLDWYPVRVVFKDADGDFVDQTLDKVAKK encoded by the coding sequence ATGCAAAAAAAACCTACCATCCGCTTGCTGGGCGCCGCCGCGCTGCTGGCGTTGTTTGCCGGCGCAGGCGCCATGACGGGCGCCCACGCTGCCGGCGACGCTGCCGGCCCCCACCCGAGCGCCAAGCGGGCGCACAGCGAGCCGCCGTCGGCGGACCTCAACTACAACATCACGGCCAAGCAGCACGGACTGACGATCAACGGCACGGCCGCCGTGCAATGGCGCGCCGGCGACGGCAAGTACGCGCTGTCGGTCGAAAGCCGCGCCGCCATCTTCGGCAAGATCCTCGAAACGCGCAGCGAAGGGCTGATCGACGACTACGGCCTGGCGCCGGTGGCGTTCTATGAAAAGCGCTTCCGCAAGGAGGCCAACACCACCAGCTTCAAGCGCGACACCAAGACCATCAGCTTCAGCGTCGGCGACGAGACCTACCCGATCAAGGGCGGCGAGCAGGATCGGGCCAGCATCCAGTGGCAGATCGCCTCGCAGGCGCGGGCCATGCCGGACAAATTCAAGCCGGGCAGCGAATGGGCCTACTTCGTCGCCGGGCGCCGCAACGCCGAGCAATGGAGCTTCAAGGTCGCCAACGTCGAGCCGGTGCAGACCGGCAACGGCGAGGTCAGCGCCGTGCACCTGGTGCGCCAACCGCTCGACGACGACAAGGGCTCGCAGGTCGACCTGTGGCTGGCGCCGTCGCTGGACTGGTACCCCGTGCGGGTAGTGTTCAAGGACGCCGACGGCGACTTCGTCGACCAGACGCTGGATAAGGTTGCCAAGAAATAA
- a CDS encoding chromosome segregation protein SMC, whose amino-acid sequence MFHIKSLELVHWDYWQRIKNIPLDAKIITIAGQNGSGKTTLLDALRTLFGLDCSMGRTYKHYARHSGQQTAWLRAVVDNKNVGKQLSNRPFRSSGFFSDDEVTLFCQIQKNGGDWKRQYLMRPGNVQIEDIGEAGNDWLGVENYRKRLANAGLSPAMAKVLALEQGETDKLCEYAPRQLLDLVFQVFGDKEVLDAYDEAKRHQRDTEVELKRFETELEASKTNLEGLRLRVANYHQWEDLNKERRNLQEEVLPTLEYHEAREKHGNVSRQLREARKPLMQADQQITDKRNQLAAQAKALTDAQQHETVLEQESTSLQTRLTHINGKLKPLDSLLEQKVRLQKLAADSGADLAEVAQQLQEKEIELARQRNARDAIAAKIAGELSTISALQGKTAMPEPEAQRTMRRALNDAGIGHAMLSDIVEVTDARWQGAIEGVLGGYASVVLLDKSSDASAAYRLAEKERYRHFIVPDLVNAPTVKDDSLMSVVKFSAKVPAWLVEQLSRITRVDTVDAGAKLGNHEEWITPDAYHRERRGGRSLFVEVSRYRFGSAGRTQRMEAIQRSLPALEAQEDALTLIVSKLASEISALKTRLAGVDAAKELAARQEEFDEAARNAVPLKEERTEVGTRLGELQNLIKNAVVTRTRADTTWQNARFALSEAEAGMRLNNKRQIEQRADHARALLALRKSWRHLPKSWRRPERRLRLVKDHQNAHQVNLRIHSLEASLARSDWELDATVIDQYQRLNDQLSGRQSETEERRYQNNRAIEATGNARGAYMERLRYTIKTYSKNIKELGELAGIEVHSDPVRLENDDVQLAQAGLHVRFKFDGKGIIGMNDGEASGGQQVMKSLVLLIGLLKSEDGSGGFVFIDEPFAHLDIRNIQLVGEFLKNTDAQYLMTTPLTHNTDVYDPSELTLITSKKKKDTEWAQPIFVLQRRTDGAAAKVA is encoded by the coding sequence ATGTTTCACATCAAATCGTTAGAACTGGTCCACTGGGATTACTGGCAGCGCATCAAGAACATCCCGCTGGACGCCAAGATCATCACCATCGCCGGCCAGAACGGCTCCGGCAAGACCACCTTGCTCGACGCGCTGCGCACCTTGTTCGGCCTCGATTGCTCGATGGGCCGTACCTACAAGCACTACGCGCGCCACAGCGGCCAGCAGACCGCCTGGCTGCGCGCCGTGGTCGACAACAAGAACGTCGGCAAGCAGCTGTCGAACCGTCCGTTCCGCAGCTCCGGTTTTTTCAGCGACGACGAGGTCACGCTGTTCTGCCAGATACAGAAGAACGGCGGCGACTGGAAGCGCCAGTACCTTATGCGTCCCGGTAACGTGCAGATCGAAGACATCGGCGAAGCCGGCAACGACTGGCTCGGCGTCGAGAACTACCGCAAGCGCCTCGCCAACGCCGGCCTGTCGCCGGCGATGGCCAAAGTGCTGGCGCTCGAGCAGGGCGAGACCGACAAGCTGTGCGAATACGCGCCGCGTCAGTTGCTCGACCTGGTGTTCCAGGTCTTCGGCGACAAGGAAGTGCTGGACGCGTACGACGAGGCCAAGCGTCACCAGCGCGACACCGAAGTCGAACTGAAACGCTTCGAAACCGAACTGGAAGCTTCCAAGACCAACCTGGAAGGCCTGCGCCTGCGCGTGGCCAATTACCACCAGTGGGAAGACCTGAACAAGGAACGCCGCAACCTGCAGGAAGAAGTGCTGCCAACGCTGGAATACCACGAGGCGCGCGAAAAGCACGGCAACGTGAGCCGCCAGCTGCGCGAGGCGCGCAAGCCGCTGATGCAGGCCGACCAGCAGATCACCGACAAGCGCAACCAGCTGGCCGCGCAGGCGAAAGCGCTGACCGACGCGCAGCAGCACGAGACGGTGCTGGAGCAGGAATCGACGTCGCTGCAAACGCGCCTGACGCACATCAACGGCAAACTGAAGCCGCTCGACAGCCTGCTGGAACAGAAGGTGCGCCTGCAAAAGCTGGCCGCAGATTCCGGCGCCGACCTGGCCGAAGTGGCGCAGCAGCTACAGGAAAAGGAAATCGAGCTGGCGCGCCAGCGCAACGCGCGCGACGCCATCGCCGCCAAGATCGCCGGCGAACTGTCGACCATCTCGGCGTTGCAGGGCAAGACCGCGATGCCGGAACCGGAAGCCCAGCGCACCATGCGCCGCGCGCTGAACGACGCCGGCATCGGCCACGCCATGCTGTCCGACATCGTCGAGGTGACGGATGCGCGCTGGCAGGGCGCGATCGAGGGTGTTCTCGGTGGTTATGCCTCGGTGGTGCTGCTGGATAAATCCAGCGACGCCTCGGCGGCCTACCGCCTGGCGGAAAAAGAACGCTATCGCCACTTCATCGTGCCGGACCTGGTCAACGCGCCGACCGTCAAGGACGACAGCCTGATGTCGGTGGTGAAGTTCTCGGCCAAGGTTCCGGCCTGGCTGGTGGAACAGCTGTCGCGCATTACACGCGTGGACACCGTCGATGCCGGCGCCAAATTGGGCAACCACGAAGAGTGGATCACGCCGGACGCCTACCACCGCGAACGTCGCGGCGGCCGTTCGCTGTTCGTGGAAGTGTCGCGCTACCGCTTCGGTTCGGCCGGCCGCACCCAGCGTATGGAAGCGATCCAGCGATCGCTGCCGGCGCTGGAGGCGCAGGAGGACGCGCTGACATTGATCGTCTCGAAGCTGGCGTCGGAAATCAGCGCGCTGAAGACCCGCCTGGCCGGCGTCGACGCCGCCAAGGAACTGGCCGCGCGCCAGGAAGAATTCGACGAGGCGGCGCGCAACGCCGTGCCGTTGAAGGAAGAGCGCACCGAAGTCGGCACCCGCCTGGGCGAGCTGCAAAACCTGATCAAGAACGCCGTCGTCACGCGCACGCGCGCCGACACGACGTGGCAGAACGCGCGCTTCGCCTTGTCGGAAGCGGAAGCCGGTATGCGTCTGAATAACAAGCGCCAGATCGAGCAGCGCGCCGATCACGCGCGCGCCTTGCTAGCGTTGCGCAAGTCGTGGCGCCATCTGCCGAAAAGCTGGCGCCGTCCGGAACGCCGCCTGCGCCTCGTCAAGGACCACCAGAACGCGCACCAGGTCAACCTGCGCATCCATAGTCTCGAGGCCAGCCTGGCGCGCAGCGACTGGGAACTGGATGCGACGGTCATCGACCAGTACCAGCGTCTGAACGATCAGCTCAGCGGCCGCCAGTCCGAGACCGAGGAGCGCCGCTATCAGAACAACCGCGCCATCGAGGCCACCGGCAACGCCCGGGGAGCCTACATGGAGCGGCTGCGCTACACCATCAAGACCTACTCCAAGAACATCAAGGAGCTGGGCGAGCTGGCGGGCATCGAGGTGCATTCCGATCCGGTGCGCCTGGAGAACGACGACGTGCAATTGGCGCAGGCCGGCCTGCACGTGCGCTTCAAGTTCGACGGCAAGGGCATCATCGGCATGAACGACGGCGAAGCGTCCGGCGGCCAGCAGGTGATGAAATCGCTGGTGCTGCTGATTGGTTTGCTGAAGTCCGAAGACGGCTCCGGCGGCTTCGTGTTCATCGACGAACCGTTCGCCCACCTGGATATCCGTAACATCCAGCTGGTCGGCGAGTTCCTGAAGAACACCGACGCCCAGTACCTGATGACGACTCCGCTGACGCACAACACGGACGTCTACGATCCTTCCGAACTGACGCTCATCACGAGTAAAAAGAAGAAGGATACCGAGTGGGCGCAGCCGATCTTCGTGCTGCAGCGCCGGACCGACGGCGCCGCCGCCAAGGTGGCTTAA
- a CDS encoding prolyl oligopeptidase family serine peptidase produces the protein MNKQIPMLPLNLGLMAASPQTGAQEGGYRLPPAALQAIVDAPRAPALSLSPQRDLAAVVQTPPLPGIAEVAQPELKLAGLRINPRTCSSSRFSFGTDLALLDIATQKESRIRGLPRGLRLSDLAWSPDQRYLAFTHMAFKGDRGAVELWLVDIAARKAGRLSAQPLSAVLTRGFNWLPDSSGLLVHWRPTGMGKAPQSTGIPSGPIQQDSEADGAMRQLRTYQDLLKNEDDARLFEHYVTVQMVLLDLHGKGRMIGAPGQYSRTSIAPGGEYLLTQSITRPYSYIVPANSFGERVDVRNLDGELLHTVATLPLEEGLPPGNDAVSDGVRHVSWRADAPASLVWAEAQDGGDPARAVADGIRDLVYLHAAPFAEPPKVLARLTMRYAGIAWGREDVALINERWHKTRDYKQWMIAPGHLSTPPELIYAGSYEDRYSSPGSPVMRADATGFPRLLIGPGTTILLDGAGATPEGDRPFIDRLSLTTRQKTRLFQSEAPYFENVAAVLNDDGTLLMTTRESPTERPNYYLRDLTKPAGKQLRALTDYPHPTPQLKDVHKEQIRYPRNDGVELTATLMLPPGYEQERDGPLPLLMWAYPQEFKSAGAASQTTGSPYRFNSVSYWGPAAFLAMGYAVLDNPSFPIVGSGEEEPNDTYLPQLVADAQAAVDEVVRRGVADRHRIAIGGHSYGAFMTGNLLAHTRLFRAGIARSGAYNRTLTPFGFQSEERPFWQAQAVYQAMSPFNNADKIKDAMLLIHGEEDSNSGTFPLQSERMFQAIKGLGGTARLVMLPKESHAYRARESILHMLYETNAWLDKYVRQAKPV, from the coding sequence ATGAACAAACAGATCCCCATGCTGCCCCTGAATTTAGGTTTGATGGCCGCCTCGCCGCAGACGGGCGCGCAGGAAGGCGGCTACCGTTTGCCGCCGGCAGCCCTGCAGGCCATCGTCGACGCGCCGCGCGCTCCGGCGCTCAGCCTCAGTCCCCAACGCGACCTGGCCGCCGTGGTGCAAACGCCGCCGTTGCCGGGCATCGCCGAAGTGGCGCAGCCCGAACTCAAACTGGCCGGCCTGCGCATCAATCCGCGCACCTGCTCCTCGTCGCGCTTCTCGTTCGGCACCGATCTGGCGCTGCTCGATATCGCCACGCAGAAGGAAAGCCGCATCCGCGGCCTGCCGCGCGGCCTGCGCCTGTCGGACCTGGCCTGGTCGCCGGACCAGCGCTACCTGGCCTTTACGCACATGGCCTTCAAGGGTGATCGCGGCGCGGTCGAACTGTGGCTGGTCGATATCGCCGCCCGCAAGGCCGGCCGGCTGTCGGCGCAGCCGCTGTCGGCGGTGCTCACGCGCGGCTTCAACTGGCTGCCCGACAGCAGCGGCCTGCTGGTGCACTGGCGGCCGACCGGCATGGGCAAGGCGCCGCAATCGACCGGCATTCCGTCCGGCCCGATCCAGCAGGACAGCGAGGCCGATGGCGCCATGCGCCAGCTGCGCACCTATCAGGATTTGCTCAAGAACGAAGACGACGCGCGCCTGTTCGAGCATTACGTCACGGTGCAGATGGTGCTGCTCGACCTGCACGGCAAGGGGCGCATGATCGGCGCGCCCGGCCAGTATTCGCGCACCTCGATCGCGCCCGGCGGCGAGTACCTGCTCACGCAAAGCATCACGCGGCCGTATTCGTACATCGTGCCGGCCAACAGCTTCGGCGAGCGTGTCGACGTGCGCAACCTCGATGGCGAATTGCTGCACACGGTGGCAACCTTGCCGCTGGAGGAAGGCCTGCCGCCGGGGAACGACGCGGTGTCCGACGGCGTGCGCCACGTGTCGTGGCGCGCCGACGCGCCGGCGTCGCTGGTGTGGGCCGAGGCGCAGGACGGCGGCGATCCGGCGCGCGCGGTGGCCGACGGCATCCGCGACCTGGTGTACCTGCATGCGGCGCCGTTTGCCGAACCGCCCAAGGTGCTGGCGCGGCTGACGATGCGCTACGCCGGCATCGCCTGGGGCAGGGAAGATGTCGCGCTGATCAACGAGCGTTGGCACAAGACGCGCGACTACAAGCAGTGGATGATCGCCCCCGGCCATTTGTCGACGCCGCCGGAACTGATCTACGCCGGCTCGTACGAGGACCGCTACAGCAGCCCGGGTTCGCCGGTGATGCGCGCCGACGCCACCGGCTTCCCGCGCCTGCTGATCGGGCCGGGCACCACCATCCTGCTCGATGGCGCCGGCGCCACGCCGGAAGGCGACCGTCCGTTCATCGACCGCCTCAGCCTGACGACCAGGCAGAAAACGCGGCTGTTCCAGAGCGAGGCGCCGTACTTCGAGAATGTGGCGGCGGTGCTCAACGACGACGGCACCTTGTTGATGACAACGCGCGAGTCGCCCACCGAGCGGCCGAATTATTATCTGCGCGACCTCACCAAGCCGGCCGGCAAGCAGTTGCGGGCGCTGACCGACTATCCGCATCCGACGCCGCAGTTAAAGGATGTGCACAAGGAGCAGATCCGCTATCCGCGCAACGACGGCGTCGAATTGACGGCGACGTTGATGCTGCCGCCGGGCTACGAGCAGGAGCGCGACGGCCCGCTGCCGCTGCTGATGTGGGCCTATCCGCAGGAGTTCAAGTCGGCCGGCGCGGCCAGCCAGACCACCGGTTCGCCGTACCGTTTCAACTCGGTCAGCTACTGGGGGCCGGCGGCGTTCCTGGCGATGGGGTATGCGGTGCTGGACAATCCGTCGTTCCCGATCGTCGGCAGCGGCGAGGAGGAGCCCAACGACACCTATCTGCCGCAGCTGGTAGCGGACGCGCAGGCGGCGGTGGACGAGGTGGTGCGGCGCGGCGTGGCCGACCGCCATCGCATCGCCATCGGCGGGCATTCGTATGGGGCGTTCATGACCGGGAACCTGCTGGCGCATACGCGCCTGTTCCGGGCCGGGATTGCGCGCAGCGGCGCCTACAACCGCACGTTGACGCCGTTCGGCTTCCAGTCGGAGGAGCGGCCGTTCTGGCAGGCGCAGGCCGTGTACCAGGCGATGTCGCCGTTTAATAACGCCGACAAGATCAAGGACGCGATGCTGTTGATCCACGGCGAGGAGGACAGCAATTCCGGTACCTTCCCGTTGCAGAGCGAGCGCATGTTCCAGGCGATCAAAGGGCTGGGCGGGACGGCGCGGCTGGTGATGCTGCCGAAGGAATCGCACGCCTACCGGGCGCGCGAATCGATCCTGCACATGCTGTATGAGACCAACGCCTGGCTGGATAAATACGTGCGCCAGGCGAAACCGGTGTAA